The proteins below are encoded in one region of Oreochromis niloticus isolate F11D_XX linkage group LG6, O_niloticus_UMD_NMBU, whole genome shotgun sequence:
- the LOC100709940 gene encoding E3 ubiquitin-protein ligase pellino homolog 1, with the protein MFSLGQENISTHPMSTKGPVKYGELIVLGCNGSLPCGDKGRRKSRFALCRRNKANGVKPSTVHMSCTPQAAKAVSNKEQHSISYTLSRAQTVVVEYTHDSNTDMFQIGRSTESPIDFVVTDTVPGGQNQVDSQTLQSTISRFACRIICQRNPPYSARIYAAGFDTSKNIFLGEKAAKWRMQDGQMDALTTNGVLVMHPRHGFCQDSKPGQWREISVCGNVFTLRETRSAQQRGNMVESESNELVDGSLIDLCGATLLWRTAEGLSLTPTVKHLEALRQELNAGRPQCPVGFNTLAFPSLRRKDVLDEKQPWAYLRCGHVHGYHGWGGRRDPEVEAECQERECPMCRARGPYVPLWLGCEPGFYVDAESPTHAFVPCGHVCSEKTTVYWSQIPLPHGTHAFHAACPFCIQPLSGETGCVKLIFQSPLD; encoded by the exons ATGTTTTCGCTGGGTCAGGAAAACATCTCCACCCACCCTATGTCCACCAAAGGACCTGTCAAATATGGGGAGCTCATCGTTCTGGG GTGTAATGGGTCTCTACCCTGTGGAGACAAGGGGAGGCGGAAAAGCCGCTTTGCTTTGTGTCGCAGAAACAAGGCCAACGGTGTGAAACCGAGCACTGTCCACATGTCTTGCACACCTCAAGCTGCCAAG gCCGTCAGCAACAAGGAGCAGCACAGTATTTCATACACACTGTCTCGCGCACAGACAGTGGTGGTGGAGTACACTCATGACAGCAACACAGACATGTTCCAG ATTGGCCGTTCTACAGAGAGTCCCATTGACTTTGTGGTTACGGATACTGTGCCTGGAGGTCAGAACCAAGTTGACAGTCAGACACTTCAGAGCACCATCTCCCGCTTTGCCTGCCGCATCATCTGCCAAAGAAACCCACCTTACTCTGCACGGATTTATGCCGCAGGCTTTGACACGTCGAAAAACATCTTCCTTGGG GAGAAGGCAGCCAAGTGGAGAATGCAGGATGGGCAGATGGATGCACTGACGACAAATGGAGTTCTCGTGATGCATCCTCGCCACGGCTTCTGCCAGGACTCCAAACCTGGTCAGTGGAGGGAAATCTCAGTTTGTGGGAATGTTTTTACACTGCGGGAGACCAGATCAGCTCAGCAGAGGGGGAATATG GTGGAATCTGAGTCCAACGAGCTGGTGGATGGGTCTCTTATCGACCTGTGTGGTGCCACCCTGCTGTGGCGCACAGCCGAAGGACTGTCCCTCACTCCCACAGTCAAACACCTGGAGGCCCTGCGGCAGGAGCTGAATGCCGGGCGGCCACAGTGTCCCGTGGGCTTCAACACACTGGCCTTCCCCAGCCTGCGTCGCAAGGACGTCCTGGATGAGAAGCAGCCATGGGCATATCTGCGCTGCGGCCATGTGCATGGCTACCATGGCTGGGGAGGGCGCCGTGATCCTGAGGTCGAAGCAGAGTGTCAGGAGCGAGAGTGCCCTATGTGCCGTGCGAGGGGCCCTTATGTGCCACTGTGGCTTGGCTGCGAGCCGGGCTTCTACGTAGATGCGGAGTCCCCTACCCACGCCTTTGTCCCCTGTGGCCATGTTTGTTCAGAAAAAACAACTGTGTACTGGAGTCAGATCCCGCTGCCACATGGCACACATGCCTTCCATGCCGCCTGCCCATTCTGCATCCAGCCGCTGAGTGGGGAGACCGGCTGTGTCAAACTGATCTTCCAAAGCCCGCTGGATTAG